The genomic DNA GACTCGGTTTCATCTGTTGACAATTTGTTCAAGTCGATTGTTTTCGTGAAATTATTTAATTAGCATCATCATTTCTTGAAATTACTTGATATTTCAGACTCTTTTTCTCATTCACCTGGCTCTTCTCgttattttcatttctcATTGATCTCATTCTTCTCATTCTAAGTACTTTTCTTCACAATGGTTCATATCAAATCACTCCCAGTTGTCGCCCTATTGGCTACCTCGGTTTTGGCTAATCCTGGCGGAGCTGCTCTGGCAGAAGGTGCTTTAATGGTTCGTCAAGATCCTGCTCCCGCTCCAAgtgccgctgctggtgccccagctcctgctccaagtgcccctgctgctggtgctcctgctcctgctcctgctcctgctcctgctcctgctcctgctcctgctcctagtgccccagctgctgctcctgctcctagtgctcctgctgctggagctcctgctccttctccaagtgctgctggtgcccctgctggtgctcctgctccttcCCCATCAACTCCaggaggtgctgctgcccctgctggagctcctgcttcagCTCCTTCTCCCTCAGCAGCCGCAGGtgcacctgctgctcctgctggtCAGCCTGCTCCAGTTAATAACCCAGCAGGGCCTGCTGGTCCACAAGCCccagcttctgctgctcctgctgctggagctcctgctgctggtgccccagctgctcctgctgtcCCATCACCCTCTACTCCTGGCactccagctgctgctggtgctcctgctgctggtgctcctgctgctggcgctCCTTCTGCGGGTGCTTCTGATGCTGGTACTCCAACAGACGCTGCTCCTTCAGGATCAGCTCCCGAAGGAAATCCATTCCTCCCCACAGACGGTCAATACTCACTCTTTGTACCTACTGGCACCGTCACATACTCCTCAACGCCCTCTGTGGTTTATAACAAATCCCCTGGTAACTCAAGTGCGAGCGGGTCGACTGCCAAAGGCGCCGGATCCAAAGTCACAGCCATTTACGGTGGACTCTTCATGGCTTCGCTCTCCACCACCCTTGCCATTCTCCTCTAACCCCTCTCCCACACACACCCAACCTCGACCCCATCTCCCcaaccgctcgcgaagcgagcacaacggggtctggggcagcgccccagccgccggaggcaacacccCCCCTCCACCACGATAATACCCCTGTTTAGTTTACTGTTTgttatttgatttttggtTTATAGCTTTTGAATTGCTGGTCCAACTCTTACAAGACTTTTCGTAGATAGTTTCGAGATGTCGGTGTTTCCAGACAGGGCCATGACGTAGCCGAGGTCTTCTTCGATGATATCGATGAGGAGCTCGACGCCTGCCTGGCCGTTGTACTGGAGACCGAACAGCACTGGTCTGCCGAGCCACACAAAGTCTGCTCCAAGAGCCAGTGCTTTAAAAACGTCAGCTCCGCTGCGAACTCCTCCATCAACGTGAACAGGGATTCGGCCCTTGATTGTCTCAACAACCTCAGGCAGTGAATCAAGTGTAGCGACGGCAGAGTCTAATTGACGACCTCCGTGATTAGACACCCACACACCGTCGACTCCAGCATCCAGAGCCAGTTGTGCATCTTCGCTGGTAACGATTCCTTTTACCCAGATCTCCATTTTAGTGATGGATCTTAGCCATGGAATAGTCTCTTCCCAAGTCAGCGAGGGATCTAAAACATTGGCTTTACCAGCTTGAGATTCTCCAGTAGAATCGTCAGCAAACCCCCTTCGCGATAGAGATTCCGGTTCTACACCCACATCCACCGGCCCAGATCCGGATGATTCTGGGAAATTGCCGAGAACCAGGTGTGAAGGAAGTTTGAAGTCGTTATGAACATCCGAGAATCGTCGGCCAATCACCGGAGTATCCACTGTCAAAAGAAGTGCTTTATACCCAGTCTGTTCAGCCCATCGAACCAGTTTTTCTGTAGTGTCTCTATTTTTAAACACATACAACTGTAGAAACACCACCGAATCACCTCCGGCTTTCTTGACCTCGTCCAATGGAGTGTTGGAATAGCTACTAAGACCCATGGGCCAGTTTTTCGCTTGAGCTGCTCGGGCTGTAGCGAGCTCACCTTCTTCATGAGCCAGTTTCTGGAATCCAGTCGGAGCAATGCCAACTGGAATTTCAAATGTCTTGCCAAACAGCTGTTGTGGCCGGTTGTTGATTCGAGACACATCTCTCAGAGCTCGAGCCCGGATCCGATAGTTATCAAACGCCGACCGGTTATCACGAACTGTCTGCATTTCATTAGCTCCCGACAGCCAGTAATCTCTGGCCATTTTCGGGGCCATTGGCAGAGCTGCCGCTTCCAGTTCGCCAATCGAAAGAATCCTCTTCGTTTTCtcgttgctgctgctgctcattGTATCTCTTTCACTTTCACTTTCTATTTCTCTATCACTTTCAATTTAATCCAATGAAACTCTCCTTCGATTCACGGAATTCCTACTTTCAATTCACCGTAAGTTCAGTTCGTGCTAAAACTCAAACGCTCTTTCAATCCACCAACTAAAAACTCTAAAACTTACAACAGGGACACATCCCGGCTCTACCCCTGTATATGTACACCACTCGGAACGACATCCGACAGTGGGGGTAGCATCTGCATTCGTACTGAACATGCACCTGCGTGGGGTAGTCTCGCTTGAGCGGAGTGGGATTGCAGGGCCCGGCaggtcggcctccggcggctggggctccgccccagaccccgtagctcgcttcgctcgttgcaGGGACCGTGTACGGGCCGGTGGATATTTGGGAAATATCGGATGGTAGGGCGTCGGTTTTCTGTCGTTACTTTGCTACAAATATCACTGATCGGCGGTCATGCAGGTCGTATGACAGCTGTGAATCAAATGCAGGGTCTTGCAAGTCCGGATCTCGCTACAATGCTAACCCGGTACTTCAAATGCCGCCATACGCCCATTCTTCCCAGTCTTATCTTGCTTTAGGCACCCCCATGTCTGGTCTGTACAATACGTTTAATGACTATAATCATTTTGCATAGACAGCACATAGCTTGAAGCTAACCAGCGATTTATTATTGCGTCAAAATTTCAGAATCAAAAACTAGGATCTCAACCAAAAATGGGCTTGCACTGACAAAAATCCTCTGGTATAATTATGTCATGGCCAGTTTACTGCACGGGCTGAAGCTCAGACATCCAACACCGCGTGCTAGTTATACTATTGTTAGCGCTGTAGGTTTAAGCTGCTTCCCCAGCCTACCCTTCTGATCAGTTCATCCACATCAGCTGTCTGAGAAATGGTTGTAGTACCGATTATAGAGTTCAGTTAATCGTTTCAAACCCACATAGCTTCGTTTCTTGGCAAGCTCATCATGCTCGTTCAGAGGCCACCTCCTTGGATTGTGCCTTTTCTCCGTTTCTTGGAAATAGCACTCTGAACGTTTTATTGTTTTGAGCTCTTCCCCTGGCCATAGGTGTACCGTGGGTCGCAAACTGTGCTCTGTAACATTAGACTTCGGATTATGATAGTCAGTTCCATCTTGATAAAGCCGTTGGTAGTACAGAATGTACTGGCTAGCTTCTGACCCTCAACCACTGCGAACGATTAGTCATCATTTTTACCGCCTGGTGGGAGCCATacgcacgactcgagcgtagcgaggggagcagcggggtctggggcggagccccagccgccggaggcatttCCGTATGCCCGTGAAATTTATTAGATGATCGTCAGGGGTAAGTGGCTAAGCTCATGCAATGTAATGTTATCTTGGAAGAACATCTTATTGTATGCTCCTGAAAGGGAGCGCAGAGGCAGGAAATACTGAATACTAGATATAAGTGTGGTGCGGGGGCTCAGCCATGACTTTGACCCCATAGGCTGAAAATTTAAGTTAAAATCCGTAAACAAGATGGGAACTCAGTAACAGGCAGGCAGACCACTTTATTAAAGCTCTATCTATGATGATGGAGGAATTGGCTGACGAGGTGCacattcatcatcataatATGTCAATTATACACTTTAAGAAGCAGTCCACTGGGATTTCTATCCTCCATACTACgaagatatttttaaatACCATGGTCACTGTCATCCGACATGTCGAACTCTTGACTTTCTATGATAGTGTACTACTTGTCTGATCTGCCAGTGGTTTCTGATCCAAGTTAAGCAGCGACTGGGTTTCTCAATCAACATATTTCCACTATATTGGGGAGCAGCTtaacaataaataagtgGTTTTATCGATTAAACCTAGCTGCTACTTCGCTTCTGGCTATTTCTCCCATATCATACCTTCTGCCGGAGATTAGCAATAATGTAATCAAATAGATCATTCACTACGATAAATTTGTTCATTCTCCggaagaaagaaaataacTAGTAGGGATTAAACAATAAATTGCTATGATAATAACTGGAGCTCAGAACATATGAAGGGTAAATTCTCATGCTGGAGTAACGTAAGTACGTCAAAATCAGGTGCATGGTGTAGATAGGCAGAGAAGCTTGTTTCGCTGTAAAGAACTGATTGAAGTCGTGGTTGGTAGATTTTCAATGGAAAGAGTATTATCCCTCATTATAGGGCCAAAAAAtaaagtaataaataactgGTGAATTATATGAGTAGAGGTTATAAAATAGTtttactggtggtggacTGGACGGACGTGCATATTCCAGCCTTGCATGAATGAAATTAAGACATAAATCAATTCCATATCAGACCGACCTCTTCTCATGTTGTGAAAGAAAACTGCTGTGTCGTTCGATTGTCCATTACTACTGGTTTGATTGAGCACGCGTGTGTTAATTCAAAATATGCCTCCAAGGAAATCGAAAAAAGAAGCTTCCCGGCTGAAATCCGAAGCGGCAAGAACGCCGTCTGCTGGTGATGGGcttgacgatgatgataactTCGTGGCCCATGCTGGAAATAGTGAAAGAAGACCAGATCAGtatgacgaagaagaagaagaagacgacgatgaggatgatgcTATGGGATTAGGAGTTACAAGTGCAAGAGCTGGTGCCAATGGCATGGCAGGTCTGTCAGTTGGAGGAGAAAACGGAGCCATAAATGGAGTCATGGCAGCAGATCTGGAACGAGAGAAAATGAATCTATTGCTAGCCAACTTCAACGAAGACCAAATGTCTCGTTACGAAGCGTTCCGTCGAGCAAACATCAACCGAAACGGCGTCAAAAAGCTGGCCAATGCCATTCTCAACCAGTCCATTACCCCCAATGTAGCCGTGGCCCTTTCTGGTATGTCCAAAGTGTTTGTTGGCGAAGTAGTCGAACGAGCCCGCGACATCCAGCTCCGAATGAACCCACCCCAATCATTCGAAGAGTACGAAAACCGCGGTGCCGTTCCCCTGAAACCAGAGCACCTCCGTGAAGCGTGGCGAATGATGAAACTCGAGGCCGGCACCGTCCCCAACGCGCACTGGCGCCGCCAGGGCAACGCCGACGGCATGTTCTTCCGATAGCtgtgtatatttattgaccttatttatttttctggGGGGACGggacttgcctccggcggctggggctccgccccagaccctggttgctcctgcttcgcaggagttttttcTGGCGGGACCGTCGTCGAACCCACTCGAGAGAAGCGAGAGGAAGAGCCATGGTCTGGaacggagccccagccgtcggagacaggtggtggtatcaTCGacgaccgactcgagcgaagcgagacgagcaaccagggtctggggcggagccccagccgccggaggcagaccccgtcAGCAGGTGTGTGTAGTAAGAGTGATATAAAGAGATTAGGCCCAGACGGCCCGTTTCATGTAGTACTCGAGGGTGTCCCAGAGGCCCGTGTTGGAGGTGGCTTCTTTGAGGCTGACGATGTCTTGATCGATTAGTTGGGCGTGTTTACAGCACTGCTGGAGAGCGGTGAGGAGGTGGATGAAGTCGTCGGGTTGGGTGGCCGGGATCTTGATTGCCACCGATTGTGTGGGTGTTGGTGCAGGGGTGCCGTCAGAAGGGggtttggtggtgggaGTTTGCGTCGATGCGGAGATAGAACTGTCGTCAGATGCGGATGTGACTCCATCCAGTCGGTACTTGATTAGAAATCCTCTGTTTCGAGAGGGGTTTTTTGAGGCTTGAGATAGAATTTCCCCGTAGAATGATCCCTTTTGAATCGTCTCGACTGAATTGGCAGGGATCCGGTGGTAATCCACGACTTTCTCTGCtttcaaatcaaagtcGCAAATGTATACAGCCGAGTCTGTCACAAGAACAACGGTGTCTTTCAACTCGGCTCGTCGTATGTCTCCTTGACGGGGTGTTAATAACCACCATCCGCCATATAACACTTCAAGCTCCGACGCGACTACGATCGATATTGTGGCCTCGATTGCGCTGGATCGTACAGAGTTCAAGTTCACTAACAGGTCCCTGCTCTCCATGTTTTCTTCAAACTCGTCAAACACTTGCTCGTCAACGTTTCCTAGAACATAGTCGATGGTAGCTTGCATGAAAAAGTCCGACACCATGCCGTAAAAGTATCGCGACATGGTCAGGAACGCGTCGTTCAGCACCCCGCGGTAGTTACGTTTACTCGTTCGTGTAAAGTCGCCCTTGAGAGCATTGGTACTAGAGTACTGTTGTGAAATGGCGTCGCCATTATCTGCCCATACGTTATTGAACTGCTTCTGGAACCGTTTCCAATCTTCGAATTCTAGCCCGTGCTCGGCTATAATTTGCTTGATAACCCGTTTACCAATAAACGTCTCAACTACATTAGTTCGATCCAGACAATCGATACAGTTAACTCGGAAGACTCCCTTTTGCGTTTTGTGGTTACTGCTATCCGACCAGCCAAACTGGCTCAACTTTGTTCCAATATCAGTATCAAACAGAGTTTCCACATTATCGAATCTCAGTCCTTTACAAACACGGTGAAAATCAAACCATTCTAAATAAACGCCGGTTTCATCTGCTAATTGTTTGTATAGCTCGCCTACACCACTTTCTCTGCTGGGTGCCTTTTCTACAAGTGAGATTCCAGCCACTTCTCCGTAATGTCGTTGCAGTCGCTCAAAGTGCTTTATGAATACCGGTCTCATCTCGTCTTTCTTTTTAAGCagttttggtttgggtTGTAATTTATACGGCGACTGCGAGAAGTAAAGAGGCATTGACCCTCTGACTTGTGTAAACGAACACACAGTTGTCTGTGTTCCTTGCGGGATTTGAACCAGTTGCTCTGTTTCTACCCAGTTAGCACAGTTGGCATCGTCATCAATACCCCGCCGAAGAAACCGCACACCAGCTCGTTTATTACTTCGTCGTGAGATCAGGAACATATCTCCCGTAGAGCCAGACGTCTCTCCGTCTGCCGTAGTTTCTGTATTATCCTCTTTCTGGCTTTGTATGTTCTCCTTAATATGATCTTCTGAAACTGGCTGAAGAGGGATGCTACAGTGTCCGATAAACCCCTGGATTACGGGCAGTAGCAAGTCGGTGCCTTGGAATATGGTGGTAGCATGTCGGttaaagaaaaagacaTCCCTAATGTTTTTGAACGGCGACTCGCCAGGTTCAACACCAAGTGTAGATGTCAGATCAAGGTCGTACGAGAAATAAAACGACCCCGACGACAGACTCATGCGAACGTATCGCACGAACTTTCCCATCAGGCCAGATTTGGGCTGTTTAGTTTGCATGGCAGTCTCCTCGCTCTTATCTTCAATAACTTCACCAGTCTTTCCATGACtagatcttcttcttgatctATCCATCTTGTCATTTTTACCCACTTCTGTCTCGGATTTGGCCTGGTTGACCTGTATATCACTATCTCCGGCATCATCTCCAGCCTTTCCATGGCTTGATTTCCTTCTTCCTTTATCCTTCTTGCCAGTTTGAGCAATATCAGAATCTGATTTATCGTTCTGTGGCGTTTCACTGCCTTTATTCTCCTGGGAACTGGATTTAGAAAACCACCGTTTCCACTTGGGTCCTTTACCTTTCTTAGCCGTCACCTTGACAACCTCAGTTTCTCCAGCGACATCATCAGCCAGAACTGATATCGACTCTCTTCGAGTCAGTTTCTGACTTGGATCATCTGAACGGTCGTCATTAACCAGACTCAACAGATCGCTTTCGTCCATATCATCGACCTGGTCACCTCCATCCAGATCagcctcttcctcttcggTCTCAGCCTGCTCCTCGGTCTCGTGACCATCTTCTCCACCCTGCCCTTTGCCATCACCTTCGACTTCGTGGCAGTATCCAGGCTTCTTTCCAGCCTGTTTACTGGCTATTATCTTTCTCTTAGCCTCATGGTAGCTTAACGGGATAGCAACCACTTTCTTGATTCTATAAATATCCCTGCCATGAACGGTCGCCACATGCTCGCGTTTAGTTATAGCAAACACAAAACCAGGTCCATAATCGACCTTGCCAACCAATCCATACGAGTAAAACTCTAATTCACCAGCGGGGGTTGCGCTGCTGTCGACAACTCCACCACTCTCAGTCTCTGGTTTGTCACCCCCTTCTTTCCCACCTACCACTATCTTCTCCATTCCATTATTGTCAAAACGAACACGATACACACTCTTTAAACCACAGGATCTGATGATCTAAATCAACTAGTTAGAACCAAATCACAAACCAAATGCGAAACCATAAACCACCTGAATCAGAATTCACAGCATCCGAACCACCTCTTCACCACCGTCAAAACCCCACGAAAACATACCAGACCGTCGCTATCAAGTCCTATCCGGACTTTCCTGGCGGGCTGTATATACGACATTTGCACTTCAACATCTACCAGGGCCACCAAACGGGTTTATGGACACAGAAACCCCTGACTGATGCATGTGCATCCCAAGTAAACAAACATCATCGTACCTGCAGCTGACCCGACCCTGCATATTCCGCTACTTCTCCGGGCTggggtcggcctccggcccggctggggctccgccccccagaccccgctgctcctctcgctgcgctcgagtcggctCCGTCTACCGACCCGCCAACACCCCCCGGTCcccgcaatctcctgcttcgcaggagcaaccagggtctggggcggagccccagccgccggaggcagggcTCAGGGGGTAAGCCGCACGCCGCACAATGCGCTGTGAAAAGTACATGAAAGAACGCGTTGGAAAACAGTTGATCTGATTACACAGATCAGACTGGTACACACAAAAGCACACTTGGTCGTCCAATCAGTAAGTTTCTAGGCACAATTGGGTTTCTGGAACCCGGTAAGAGGTTCGCCGGGACGGGCTGGCTGGGTTATAGGGTTTAGAGAGGGGGTgagggtgtgcctccggcggctggggctccgccccagaccctggttgctcctctcgcttcgctcgagtcgtttgcgtCGGCGGTCgtagcaatctcctgcgaagcaggagctacggggtctggggcagagccccagccgccggaggcagtgtgGGACTCAGAACTAACAGGATCAGTAAACAATGTCGAATCTGAAGATGCCCAGCGCCCCTAATAGCGGGCTGTTTAAACAGGGCTATCAGACATATCAGGCAGAAGATGGTGCTGTGAATAGGaatattgctgctgttagaGAGATTTCTTCTATGGTTAGAACGTCGGTGGGTCCTTGTGGACGTAATAAGATTGTTGTGAACCATTTGCAAAAGATCTTTTTGACCAGTGACGCAGCCACCATTTTGCGGGAACTGGAGATTGTTCATCCAGCAGCCAAGCTCGTGGTTATGGCCAGTCAGCAACAAGAAACTGAAATGGGTGATGCGTCGAATTTAGTATTGATTCTCGCTGGTGAACTGCTGTCATTGGCAGAGGGTCTGCTCAGATTGGGTTTAAACCCATCAGAGATCTCTCAGGGCTATGAAATGGCTAAGAATTTCGCCGTGGATACTCTGGAAAAGGGTACTTTATTCAAGAACCTCGCTAATAACCAGATCACAGACTTGACTGACGTCGACCAATTGCGTAAAGCTGTATCTACCGCCATTGGATCGAAACAATACGGAAGTGAACAGTTTTTGTCGGGATTAGTGGCCGAGGCTGTTTCGTATGTCATGCCCAAGAACCCTCGTTATTTCAATGTTGATAACGTGCGAGTGGTGAAAATCATGGGTTCCAGTTTAGAAGCCAGTGCTGTTGTTCGTGGTATGGTATTTGCTCGTGAACCTGAAGGAAGTATTAAAAAAGTCGGTACCAAGTCTAAGGTGGGTGTTTTCTCATGTCCAATTGATATTTCGACTACTGAGACTAAGGGTACAGTGCTTCTTCATAATGCCAAAGAGATGCTGGAGTTTTCCAAGGGAGAAGAGGCTCAATTGGAATCGATTGTTAAAGAACTTGCTGACTCGGGACTACGAGTGGTTATTGCCGGAGCCGGTGTCGGCGAGTTGGCTCTTCATTATTTGAACAGATATGGcattcttgttttcaaagTCGGCAGTAAATTCGATCTTCGTAGACTGTGTAGAGTGGTAGGAGCCACTCCTTTGCCACGACTGGGTGCTCCTATGCCCGAGGAGATGGGTGTcattgatgttgttgagacTATTGAGATTGGTGGTGACCGAGTGACGGTGTTCCGTCAAGACCATGAACAAACTCGTACTTCGACTATTGTTGTTCGTGGAGCTACTCAGAACTCACTCGACGATATCGAGCGTGCTATTGACGATGGTGTTAATGTTGTCAAGGCTCTTACTAAAGATACCCATTTGCTTCctggagcaggagccactGAAATCGCCCTTGCTACTCAAATTGTCGCTTTTGGAGAACGTACACCCGGACTTCTCCAACACGCTATTAAGAAATACGGCGAAGCTTTCGAGGTGATTCCTCGTACACTTGCCGAGAACGCTGGTCTCGACGCTACCGACCTTGTTTCCAAACTCTACGCAGCACATGCCGGTACCGAGTCGACCATCGGAGTCGATGTCGATGACAACGATGGCACCGGACTGCTGGATGCCGCACAAAACGGCATTTTTGACCTCCTGGCCGCCAAAAAGTCTGCCATCCAACTGGCCACCGATGCCGCTACTACCGTGCTCTCGGTCGACCAAATCATTATGGCCAAACGAGCCGGCGGCCCCGTCATGCCCAAACAACAGTCCACTGGTAACTGGGACCAGGACGACTAAATATTAATGTATAGATTTTGCACTGtcacgctgcctccggcggctggggctccgccccaaaccccgtggctcctctcgcttcgctcgagtcgggcgtgggggtccGGGCTGTTTCGGGGAATACAGTGATGCTGGGACCacacgtaacgactcgagcgcaaTGAGAGGgcagcagggtctggggcggagtGTCAGGGATGTTTCCGAAATCGTACGGATAAATACATGTCCGAGGAATTCGGAATACTTTATCTGTCTGGTTTCGTGGAACCATTATCTAATAATAAGAATCATCATTATATGCCAGGGCAGTTGATAATTCCAGCCACTTACTTAAGTAAGTAGTATTGGAATTGAAACAGAGTACTGGGAGTAACAACCATTTGATTTGTTAAGGGTTATGACGAATAATCCTTATAAGTTAAACTTATTATCGTATTAACACATCAAATTAAGTGTGGAGGATAACTCCCAGACGAAGGGCGAGAAAACCTATTTATATAGTTATTGGCAGATCGAGGAAAAGGGAAAAGATTGAGGTTTTTCTGAGGGAGTAAATATG from Sugiyamaella lignohabitans strain CBS 10342 chromosome D, complete sequence includes the following:
- the CCT8 gene encoding Cct8p (Subunit of the cytosolic chaperonin Cct ring complex; related to Tcp1p, required for the assembly of actin and tubulins in vivo; GO_component: GO:0005832 - chaperonin-containing T-complex [Evidence IPI] [PMID 15704212]; GO_component: GO:0005832 - chaperonin-containing T-complex [Evidence IDA] [PMID 16762366]; GO_component: GO:0005737 - cytoplasm [Evidence IEA,IEA]; GO_component: GO:0005737 - cytoplasm [Evidence IDA] [PMID 11914276]; GO_function: GO:0005524 - ATP binding [Evidence IEA,IEA]; GO_function: GO:0000166 - nucleotide binding [Evidence IEA]; GO_function: GO:0051082 - unfolded protein binding [Evidence IEA]; GO_function: GO:0051082 - unfolded protein binding [Evidence IDA] [PMID 16762366]; GO_process: GO:0044267 - cellular protein metabolic process [Evidence IEA]; GO_process: GO:0006457 - protein folding [Evidence IEA]; GO_process: GO:0006457 - protein folding [Evidence IDA] [PMID 16762366]); protein product: MSNLKMPSAPNSGLFKQGYQTYQAEDGAVNRNIAAVREISSMVRTSVGPCGRNKIVVNHLQKIFLTSDAATILRELEIVHPAAKLVVMASQQQETEMGDASNLVLILAGELLSLAEGLLRLGLNPSEISQGYEMAKNFAVDTLEKGTLFKNLANNQITDLTDVDQLRKAVSTAIGSKQYGSEQFLSGLVAEAVSYVMPKNPRYFNVDNVRVVKIMGSSLEASAVVRGMVFAREPEGSIKKVGTKSKVGVFSCPIDISTTETKGTVLLHNAKEMLEFSKGEEAQLESIVKELADSGLRVVIAGAGVGELALHYLNRYGILVFKVGSKFDLRRLCRVVGATPLPRLGAPMPEEMGVIDVVETIEIGGDRVTVFRQDHEQTRTSTIVVRGATQNSLDDIERAIDDGVNVVKALTKDTHLLPGAGATEIALATQIVAFGERTPGLLQHAIKKYGEAFEVIPRTLAENAGLDATDLVSKLYAAHAGTESTIGVDVDDNDGTGLLDAAQNGIFDLLAAKKSAIQLATDAATTVLSVDQIIMAKRAGGPVMPKQQSTGNWDQDD